Proteins found in one Muntiacus reevesi chromosome 2, mMunRee1.1, whole genome shotgun sequence genomic segment:
- the LOC136157182 gene encoding CMP-N-acetylneuraminate-beta-galactosamide-alpha-2,3-sialyltransferase 1-like gives MRVQYLKLHLLATCVLTLWLMLFLLDQKSNQNDLRKMPRNRSKTCDCPQNSLRKCICKSEIHECSTCLGIPGESVWFDERFEMDIEPLMRSEGMESEEFGNQQPPEGPSTHPLDRVGCRTCAVVGNSKFLRGSGLGLKIDQHDVVLRMNQAPVQGFEEDVGKKTTVRVTYPKIDSPQEPGAQLLLLPLNSSGLQWVMDIVQKDSIIQKAENPGYGGGRFRIVQVPRGSNEKKGKILEINHTILKCTHENRLDEQ, from the exons ATGAGGGTCCAATACCTGAAGCTGCATCTGCTAGCCACCTGTGTGCTTACCTTGTGGCTGATGCTCTTCCTTCTGGACCAGAAGTCTAACCAGAATGACCTTCGTAAGATGCCCAGAAATCGCTCAAAGACCTGCGACTGCCCCCAGAACTCTTTAAGAAAGTGTATCTGTAAATCTGAGATCCATGAGTGCTCCACCTGCCTCGGCATTCCCGGAGAGTCTGTCTGGTTTGACGAACGCTTTGAGATGGACATTGAGCCCCTGATGAGGTCAGAA GGCATGGAGTCAGAGGAGTTTGGGAATCAGCAGCCACCTGAAGGGCCCTCCACACACCCACTGGACCGTGTGGGGTGCCGGACTTGTGCAGTGGTTGGAAACTCCAAGTTCCTACGGGGCTCTGGCCTCGGCCTAAAGATTGACCAACATGACGTGGTCCTCAG GATGAACCAGGCGCCTGTTCAAGGCTTTGAGGAGGACGTGGGAAAAAAGACCACTGTGCGTGTTACGTACCCCAAGATAGACAGCCCTCAGGAACCTGGtgctcagctgctgctgcttcctctgAATTCATCTGGTCTGCAGTGGGTCATGGACATAgtgcagaaagacagcatcattCAGAAGGCAGAAAATCCTGGGTATGGCGGTGGAAG ATTTCGGATAGTCCAGGTCCCCCGTGGAAGTAATGAGAAGAAAGGCAAG ATTCTAGAGATCAATCACACCATCCTCAAGTGCACCCATGAGAACCGGCTGGATGAGCAGTGA
- the C2H20orf173 gene encoding LOW QUALITY PROTEIN: uncharacterized protein C20orf173 homolog (The sequence of the model RefSeq protein was modified relative to this genomic sequence to represent the inferred CDS: inserted 1 base in 1 codon; deleted 1 base in 1 codon), which translates to MGSWLQQEICNITLGREDPTESSTSFCGKDRGHTICYLSALTSSIPGPVGGPFGGKRMDREVGDEGLGEGVVWRSGETQRPTGVGGLSMTSVSRRSQSQVEEPXLPLEPSPGPDMRRWWQIFVLCIFWMLLLWLMAPCLDLKIDSTSQEKWMDMAPRRCSCPWFKFRQCGSPSGSLNHSVCHHTAGERWFDAGYEKMRGSLMGAAESTRPGAVPWWSDLNAASELRRVWKKLLKVIPRPSMSHFDLFCGTCALMGNSKILRAASLSNNVNQPNMVSRMNQVPVQGIELLGNQTTKCPVSHRNARGQGSWRQVLLLLLQLFDLAWTSDALSEEMVVWEPRHS; encoded by the exons ATGGGTTCCTGGCTTCAGCAAGAG ATCTGTAATATAACCCTTGGCAGGGAGGACCCCACTGAGAGCTCAACCTCC TTCTGTGGGAAGGATAGGGGACACACCATATGTTACCTCTCTGCCCTCACGTCTTCCATCCCAGGCCCAGTTGGAGGGCCCTTTGGAGGTAAGCGAATGGACAGAGAAGTGGGAGATGAGGGCTTGGGAGAAGGTGTGGTGTGGAGGTCTGGGGAGACACAGAGGCCCACAGGAGTTGGGGGGCTGTCTATGACCTCAGTTTCTCGTCGCTCCCAGTCCCAGGTAGAGGAAC GCCTGCCACTGGAGCCATCACCTGGGCCAGACATGAGGCGCTGGTGGCAGATTTTTGTCCTGTGCATCTTCTGGATGCTCCTCTTGTGGCTGATGGCCCCCTGCCTGGATCTGAAGATTGACTCAACATCCCAAGAAAAATGGATGGACATGGCACCACGGCGTTGCAGCTGCCCTTGGTTCAAGTTCAGGCAATGTGGCAGCCCGTCCGGGAGTCTCAACCACTCTGTCTGCCACCACACAGCTGGAGAGCGCTGGTTTGATGCAGGCTATGAGAAGATGAGGGGGTCCCTGATGGGAGCAGCAGAGTCCACGCGCCCCGGTGCTGTGCCCTGGTGGTCG GACCTGAACGCAGCAAGTGAGCTGAGAAGAGTGTGGAAGAAGCTGCTCAAGGTGATTCCCCGACCCTCAATGAGCCATTTTGATCTCTTCTGTGGGACTTGTGCCCTGATGGGGAATTCGAAGATCCTGCGGGCTGCCAGTCTCAGCAACAACGTCAACCAACCCAACATGGTCTCCAG GATGAACCAGGTCCCTGTTCAGGGCATTGAGCTGCTGGGGAACCAAACCACGAAATGCCCCGTCTCCCACAGGAATGCCAGGGGCCAGGGTTCTTGGaggcaggtgctgctgctgctcctgcagcTCTTTGATCTCGCATGGACTTCAGATGCTCTGAGTGAGGAGATGGTGGTCTGGGAACCCAGACATTCTTAG